A window of the Streptomyces griseochromogenes genome harbors these coding sequences:
- a CDS encoding acyl-CoA dehydrogenase family protein: MSDRDPQPVERQLPTEEARDLLALVRDIAQREIAPRAAEEEDAGRFPRETFTLLSESGLLGLPYDSEYGGGDQPYEVYLQVLEELAAARLTVGLGVSVHTLASYALAAHGTKQQQVEHLPVMLGGGLLGAYCLSEPSSGSDAASLRTKAVRDGDGWVITGTKAWITHGGIADFYTVMARTGEDGPRGITAFLVPGDAEGLSGAAPEKKMGMKGSPTAQVHFDGVRVPDSRRIGEEGQGFSIALSSLDSGRLGIAACAVGLAQAALDEAVGYATQRRQFGRPIGDFQGLRFMIADMATQIEAGRALYLAAARLRDAGKPFAKQAAMAKLHCTDAAMKVTTDAVQILGGYGYTADFPAERYMREAKVLQIVEGTNQIQRMVIARHVAGPEAR, translated from the coding sequence ATGTCCGACCGCGACCCGCAGCCGGTGGAGCGTCAGCTGCCCACGGAAGAAGCGAGAGATCTGCTCGCGCTCGTCCGTGACATCGCACAGCGCGAGATCGCGCCGAGGGCGGCCGAGGAGGAGGACGCCGGACGCTTCCCACGGGAGACCTTCACCCTGCTGTCCGAATCGGGGCTGCTCGGTCTGCCGTACGACTCCGAGTACGGCGGCGGCGACCAGCCCTACGAGGTCTACCTCCAGGTGCTGGAGGAGCTGGCCGCGGCCCGACTCACCGTCGGTCTCGGCGTCAGCGTGCACACGCTCGCCTCGTACGCCCTGGCCGCCCACGGCACCAAGCAGCAGCAGGTCGAGCACCTGCCCGTCATGCTCGGCGGCGGCCTGCTCGGCGCCTACTGTCTGTCCGAACCGTCCTCCGGCTCGGACGCTGCCTCCCTGCGCACCAAGGCCGTCCGGGACGGCGACGGCTGGGTGATCACCGGCACCAAGGCCTGGATCACGCACGGCGGGATCGCCGACTTCTACACCGTGATGGCCCGCACCGGCGAGGACGGCCCGCGCGGGATCACGGCCTTCCTGGTGCCGGGCGACGCCGAGGGGCTCAGCGGTGCGGCGCCCGAGAAGAAGATGGGCATGAAGGGCAGCCCGACCGCCCAGGTCCACTTCGACGGCGTGCGCGTCCCCGACAGCCGCCGCATCGGCGAGGAGGGGCAGGGCTTCTCCATCGCGCTGTCGTCCCTCGACTCCGGGCGGCTCGGCATCGCGGCCTGCGCCGTCGGCCTGGCTCAGGCGGCGCTGGACGAGGCGGTCGGCTATGCCACCCAGCGCCGGCAGTTCGGCCGGCCCATCGGTGACTTCCAGGGCCTGCGCTTCATGATCGCCGACATGGCGACCCAGATCGAGGCGGGCCGCGCGCTCTACCTCGCCGCGGCGCGGCTGCGGGATGCGGGCAAGCCGTTCGCCAAGCAGGCCGCCATGGCCAAGCTGCACTGCACCGACGCGGCCATGAAGGTCACCACGGACGCCGTGCAGATACTCGGCGGCTACGGCTACACCGCCGACTTCCCGGCCGAGCGCTATATGCGCGAGGCCAAGGTCCTGCAGATCGTCGAGGGCACCAACCAGATCCAGCGGATGGTCATCGCCCGTCACGTGGCAGGACCGGAGGCTCGCTGA